GCTATCCGTAAAATGGTTCTGATTTTTTGCTTGGTAGGCTCAACAAAGGAATCTGCTATACGAAACACGCCATTTTGTATTACCAACTCGGGGCTATACATGGCTGCAACAGTCACAAATGCAAGCTGATAGGGTTCACGAAGCAAACAATAACCATTATGTTCTGAACCACGAAAAATGGTGATATTTGGAGAATAGATACCGCCCGTTTCTGGCTGCAAAGGATAGCTGTACTCAGGATGTCTGTATGTTCCATACACCCTCTCACCATACCCCACAAACTGATACAATGACCGAAACAAATTACTCCTTCTAAAAATATTTTCCTCCTGCGCTCCTGCTCCCCTCAAAACCCCACCACCTGGATTTTCAGGATTGGCCATATTCAACACCACAGGTTTGTAACCCGACAAAGCAATCAAGCGAGCAGTTTCGATACAGTCTGCATTGATAACAGAAACCCCACAAGTTCCTTCCACTTCAATGTTTGACACATGATTAGGACTTTTATAATAAACAGTGTCCGAAAAATCACTTTGTTGGTTGTCCAAAAATATTTTCTCGCCCTCTACAAAATAAAATCCTGTTTTCACCAAACGAACAGTACTTCGAAATACTTCTACCCGCAATTCTCTAAAGCCTTGTCTTCTCTTAGAAGCCTTTTTGAATTGAGACAACCATTTGAAGTGATTCCAACTATTTTCTTCTTCAAATTGTATCATTCAACTATTATTTCCTACGCCACCTTAGGGCTATCTCCCCCATCGCCATTAGACTTACCACCCAAAGGCACGTTTTCTACAATCTCTAAGCCATATCCAATCAAGCCAATACGACGCTTTGGGCTATTGGTCAGAAAGCGCATTTTATGCACATTCAAATCTCTGAGAATCTGCGCTCCAATACCATAATCACGTTGCCCCAAAGATGCTTTTGAGGGTGTTTGTTCATGTGTATCATCTTCTGATTGACTTTTCAAAAAGTGAAGAAAATCCGTTTCCACGCTTTTGTGATTCATATAGAGTACCAACCCCTTACCTTCTTCTGCCACTCGTTTCATCGCAAGATGCAATGGACTTTCCGAACCATATTGTAGTGAATCCAGAATATTTTTCCCCAAAGCAGAAGAATGGATTCGCAACAAAACCGCTTCATCGGGCTGCCAACTACCTTTCACAAACGCAAGGTGCATATTGTCGGATTCTTCCTTTTCAGTGAATACAATTAAGTCAAACTTTCCGTATAGTGTATTTATCTGAGAATGTACTTCCCGTTTGATTAGACGTTCTTTTACCAAACGATAGGCAATCAAATCTTCAATCGAAATGATTTTCAGATCAAATCGCTTCGCAATTTCTATCAAGTCAGGCATCCTTGACATCGAGCCATCGGGGTTCATGATTTCGACCAAAACCCCTGCAGGCTCAAAACCTGCCAACCTCGCCAAATCAATCGTTGCTTCGGTATGTCCAGCTCGTCGAAGCACTCCGCCTCTTTTTGCCTTCAATGGAAAAATATGGCCAGGTTTACCCAATTCCTCAGGTTTCGTTTTTGGGTCAATCAATGCCTGTACCGTTTTGGCTCTATCTGTTGCAGAAATACCTGTTGTACAGCCATTTCCGATTAAATCTATTGAAACCGTAAAAGGTGTACCATGTGAAGTTGTGTTGTTCTGCACCATCATCTGCAATTGCAGTTCTTCACAACGATCTTCGAGCAAAGGCGCACAAATCAATCCACGCCCATACGTTGCCATGAAATTAATGATTTCTGGCGTTACATTTCGAGCAGCCGTGATGAAATCACCCTCATTTTCACGGTCTTCATCATCGACTACAATCACCAACTTGCCTGCTTTTATATCGGCTATGGCTTCCTCAATTGTGTTGAGTGTGTATTCTTTAGTTTCGTTTGGTAGGTTTCCAGACATTACTTTTTATTCCTTTTAGGTAGTTAAAAAAACCAAGTAAGAGTGCGACATTCATCAACTGAAAATAAGAGATGAACCGCAATATTTTGAAATGAATATTAATTTTCTTCAATAGGTAATCCAATAGAGGAATACCATACAATATTATTTGTAGGCATAACAGCAGGGCATAAAAATGGTTTTGAAATGCCAGTAATCCACTGCTAAACAATGCTATAAGCATGAAAAAAGGTCCTAACCATCGCAATACTTTGTGTGACCAAAAACAAAAAGCTACTTTACCTTGATTCGGATAAGTCAGGTGTAAAAATGTGCGTAAGTTTTGAAAATTACCTGATGAGATGCGTTTTTTGCGGCGAAATTCTTCAAAAATATCGTCCGACACATCTTCATAACAAACTGCATTAGGTTCTTTGATAGACAATCCGCCTTTTTCGATAGCCTTGAGTGTGAGGTAAAAATCATCGACAATGAAATTTTCAGGGACAGCTTCAAAGTACTTGGCTCTCAAAGCATAAGCGGCTCCAAATGCGCCCATCATACAGCCGCCCCAAACTCCTTCTAAATATTTTACACTGTTTTCACGCTGAATATACCATTTTTCCTGTACCGAAATTCCCGCTTCTTTGACCTCTAAGTTCAAAATATTGGCGGCCACCACACCCATTTTCGAGTTTTTGTAGTGTTTGGCAAGTTCATACAACATTGACGGAGTAAAAAAAACATTGGCATCGGTGAGAATCAATACATCATCAGGCTGCAATTTTGAAGCAATAAAACCATACAGTTTGTTGATAATCCTAATTTTACCGCTTCTACCTTCAAAATTATACCACTGTAAATTGTCGTATTGCTGGGCATATTGTTTAATAATGTCATTCGTTGCATCCGTAGAATTATCTGAACCAATCCAAACCTCCAATTTGTGCATAGGATAAGCACTCTCAAAAATGCTTTGCAGCTTTTCTCCCATCACTTTTTCCTCATTATAAGCTGCCATCAAAACGAACAATCTCGGCAATGCGTTTTTTGCATTTATGCTATAAGTATCTTGGTTGTTGTTTTTTTCTCTTGTAAACCAACGCAATAGCAAAGGATACAACAAATAGGAGTGAAAAAGAGCCGATACAGCCAACCAAAAAAATATTTGCAACAAAAGGTTCATTCAAAAAATGAGGTTTGCTGCAAAGGTAAGGAATGAATGAAAATTAAGATAGAAATTAAAATTAAAAAACTACTTCTTAATCAAGTGGTTTGAAATATCAAATTGAGAATCTAAGTGTCAAGACATAAGAATTTAGACGAAAAACAAAAGACGAGAGCGTTCTAATTCAGCAATTTATTGAAAATCATATACCTGATGGCTTTTGCCTAATTGCGTACAATTCAAATAGATTAAAAATTTGCCTTGGATGCAAAACAAAAAACCTTCAATACTCAAATCCATGAGTATTGAAGGTTTCCTCTATTTAGCAGATTGTCAGTTGTGTAAACATCAACTGTCCACCTTCAAAAAAATTATCGTATCAACTTCACCACTTTGAAGTCTGCTCCCTGCTGTAAGCGCAGCAAGTACAATCCTTGTGCTTGCACACTCAAATCCATTGAAAAGTAATTCACACCTTCATTTGGAGTAAGCATTTCGTTGTGAACCAATTGACCCGAAAGATTGAACAATTGAATCATCACAGGAGAATTATTGTCTGATGAAAAACCAATCGTGTATTCATGCAAATTGCCGATTGGAGTCACTGCAATAATGTCAAAAATCACTTCAGAACGTTTCAAACTAATTACTCCTGCAATGCTTGTTGTACCATCAAAGTCCGTTTGAAG
The Chitinophagales bacterium genome window above contains:
- a CDS encoding TIGR02452 family protein, whose product is MIQFEEENSWNHFKWLSQFKKASKRRQGFRELRVEVFRSTVRLVKTGFYFVEGEKIFLDNQQSDFSDTVYYKSPNHVSNIEVEGTCGVSVINADCIETARLIALSGYKPVVLNMANPENPGGGVLRGAGAQEENIFRRSNLFRSLYQFVGYGERVYGTYRHPEYSYPLQPETGGIYSPNITIFRGSEHNGYCLLREPYQLAFVTVAAMYSPELVIQNGVFRIADSFVEPTKQKIRTILRIAILNGHDSAVLSAFGCGAFCNPPNHVALLFQEVFKEDEFRNKLKLIVFAIIDDHNAWKSHNPNGNVLPFLKVFG
- the ribB gene encoding 3,4-dihydroxy-2-butanone-4-phosphate synthase, producing the protein MSGNLPNETKEYTLNTIEEAIADIKAGKLVIVVDDEDRENEGDFITAARNVTPEIINFMATYGRGLICAPLLEDRCEELQLQMMVQNNTTSHGTPFTVSIDLIGNGCTTGISATDRAKTVQALIDPKTKPEELGKPGHIFPLKAKRGGVLRRAGHTEATIDLARLAGFEPAGVLVEIMNPDGSMSRMPDLIEIAKRFDLKIISIEDLIAYRLVKERLIKREVHSQINTLYGKFDLIVFTEKEESDNMHLAFVKGSWQPDEAVLLRIHSSALGKNILDSLQYGSESPLHLAMKRVAEEGKGLVLYMNHKSVETDFLHFLKSQSEDDTHEQTPSKASLGQRDYGIGAQILRDLNVHKMRFLTNSPKRRIGLIGYGLEIVENVPLGGKSNGDGGDSPKVA
- a CDS encoding glycosyltransferase; translation: MNLLLQIFFWLAVSALFHSYLLYPLLLRWFTREKNNNQDTYSINAKNALPRLFVLMAAYNEEKVMGEKLQSIFESAYPMHKLEVWIGSDNSTDATNDIIKQYAQQYDNLQWYNFEGRSGKIRIINKLYGFIASKLQPDDVLILTDANVFFTPSMLYELAKHYKNSKMGVVAANILNLEVKEAGISVQEKWYIQRENSVKYLEGVWGGCMMGAFGAAYALRAKYFEAVPENFIVDDFYLTLKAIEKGGLSIKEPNAVCYEDVSDDIFEEFRRKKRISSGNFQNLRTFLHLTYPNQGKVAFCFWSHKVLRWLGPFFMLIALFSSGLLAFQNHFYALLLCLQIILYGIPLLDYLLKKINIHFKILRFISYFQLMNVALLLGFFNYLKGIKSNVWKPTKRN